A window from Vigna angularis cultivar LongXiaoDou No.4 chromosome 7, ASM1680809v1, whole genome shotgun sequence encodes these proteins:
- the LOC108338466 gene encoding rust resistance kinase Lr10, producing the protein MLNFQKVSLLWTLLFLVGNPATSKNHVADKCGKVRIEFPFYLRNKNLNHTTDYPPEFGLLCTQQNEPILELPALPIQLFVTKIDYQSMLIRIYDPQNCLNDQLLKLGTTSISPFRFPIDHAKSHVSVFQCDSSCPIFVGESDIVSTDPQLVSCTKLKDVYVEGWRWYNGGKLAMEWSKPDCGDCEAQGQKCKWKNGTNRATECYASQTKRIPTSTVVRIAAGIGGSMLLLLSVKALFYTYDFYKKRGEDQARIEKFLEDYRAMKPTRFTYADIKRITNGFSESLGEGSHGAVFKGMLSSEIIVAVKILKDTVGDGKDFINEVRAIGKIHHVNIVRLLGFCADEFHRALVYDFFPNGSLQRFLVQPDNKDVFLGWEKLQQIGLGVGKGIEYLHLGCDHRILHFDINPHNVLLDDLFVPKITDFGLAKLCPKNQSTVSMTAARGTLGYIAPEVFSRNFGNVSYKSDIYSYGMLLLEMVGGRKNTNVSVEDSFQILYPEWIHNLVEGKDVQISVEDDADAKIAKKLAIVGLWCIQWNPADRPSMKTVVQMLEGDGCELVAPPSPFHISGSSTTNTIFPARRQNFELEVIHEIEENSVDHF; encoded by the exons ATGCTCAATTTTCAGAAGGTATCTCTTCTATGGACGCTGCTGTTTCTGGTAGGGAATCCTGCGACCAGCAAGAACCACGTCGCCGATAAATGTGGCAAAGTTCGCATTGAATTTCCATTTTATCTCAGAAATAAAAACTTGAATCACACCACCGACTACCCGCCTGAGTTCGGTCTGTTATGTACCCAACAAAATGAGCCCATTCTGGAGCTGCCTGCCCTTCCAATACAATTGTTTGTCACAAAAATTGATTACCAGTCTATGCTAATTAGAATATATGACCCCCAAAATTGCCTTAATGATCAACTCTTGAAACTCGGCACGACATCCATCTCTCCATTCCGATTTCCCATAGATCATGCTAAGTCTCACGTTTCCGTCTTCCAATGCGATTCCTCGTGCCCAATTTTTGTAGGAGAATCCGACATCGTCTCCACTGACCCGCAATTGGTATCCTGCACGAAGCTGAAAGATGTTTACGTCGAAGGGTGGCGTTGGTATAATGGGGGTAAGCTTGCTATGGAATGGTCAAAACCTGACTGTGGAGACTGTGAAGCACAAGGCCAAAAATGCAAATGGAAGAATGGTACTAACCGTGCAACTGAATGTTATGCTAGCCAAACAAAAAGGATTCCCACGTCAACCGTCGTCCGCATTGCTGCAG GAATAGGTGGTTCCATGCTTTTGCTGCTATCGGTCAAGGCATTGTTTTATACATATGACTTCTATAAGAAGAGAGGAGAAGACCAGGCTCGAATAGAGAAATTCTTGGAGGATTACAGGGCAATGAAGCCCACCAGATTCACTTATGCTGACATCAAGAGAATCACAAATGGTTTTAGTGAGAGTTTAGGGGAAGGATCTCATGGAGCAGTGTTCAAAGGAATGCTCTCTAGTGAAATTATTGTTGCTGTGAAGATACTCAAAGACACAGTGGGAGATGGAAAGGATTTCATAAATGAAGTGAGAGCCATTGGGAAAATTCATCACGTTAACATTGTTCGCCTGCTTGGTTTCTGTGCAGATGAGTTCCACCGTGCTCTCGTCTACGATTTCTTTCCGAATGGGTCGTTGCAGAGATTCTTGGTTCAACCGGACAACAAGGATGTTTTCCTTGGTTGGGAGAAGTTGCAACAAATTGGTCTTGGTGTTGGGAAAGGGATTGAGTATCTCCACCTTGGTTGTGATCATAGAATTCTTCACTTTGACATTAATCCTCACAATGTTTTATTAGATGACCTTTTTGTCCCAAAAATCACTGATTTTGGCTTAGCCAAGCTGTGTCCCAAAAATCAGAGCACCGTGTCGATGACTGCCGCCAGGGGAACTTTGGGCTACATTGCCCCTGAGGTTTTCTCTCGGAACTTTGGTAATGTGTCTTACAAGTCTGACATTTACAGCTATGGGATGTTGCTCTTAGAAATGGTTGGAGGAAGAAAGAATACAAATGTGTCAGTTGAGGACAGTTTCCAAATTCTGTACCCAGAGTGGATCCATAACTTGGTGGAAGGAAAAGATGTGCAAATTAGCGTTGAGGATGATGCAGATGCTAAAATTGCCAAGAAACTTGCCATTGTAGGACTTTGGTGCATTCAGTGGAACCCAGCTGATCGTCCTTCCATGAAAACTGTGGTACAAATGCTTGAAGGGGATGGATGTGAGTTAGTAGCACCCCCTTCTCCTTTTCATATTTCTGGTTCTTCTACAACAAATACCATTTTTCCTGCAAGGCGTCAAAATTTTGAGTTGGAGGTTATTCATGAAATAGAAGAAAACAGTGTCGATCACTTTTAG